The stretch of DNA cacacacctcagctgcAATCACAGTGATGGAAACAGAAGCATTGCGGGACTAGCTGCGGTTGCTGCAGCGAAGGGCTTTGGAAGAAACAAACTTCGGGAGAGAAACTGAACTTCCTCCCCCGGTGAATCACGTGAGTCACCCAGAGGGTTGTTACCGgttcactgtctgtctgttggtatGTACAGGGGAAACTCTGCATTGCCGCAGGTGACGCTCACCCAAAGCTCTCTCATCGACTGaattcagagagaggagagagtctagAGCAGTACAAGGTGTTCAGACAGCGGCAACTGAACAACTGTGGCATTTTAATGCGCAGTAAACCGGATGCTATCTCTCTCACGTCCACCTGAAGATTTGCTGCATTCGCGATGATATGAGCGTGACTACCGGACGCTGAGCAGCGGAATCCCTCATtgcttcctttctttctctctctcgctctctcttttttctttcaatctctccctctctctctttctttgcggGTTCACTACACAGGCTACCCGCCAGTTAGCCGTTTCAGCACCTGGAACCAGTACAATGGAGCGGCTCAGATTCAGCACCTTGGACAGCGCAGGACTTCTGCTACGTTTGTTCGGTAAGCGacgactgtctgtctgtctgtgtgtgtgtgtgtgtgtgtgtgtgtgtgtgtgtgtgtgtgtgtgtgtgtgtgtgtgtgtgtgtgtgtgtgtgtgtgtgtgtgcgtgcgtgcgtgcgtgcgtgtgtgtgtgcgcgcgcgcgcgtgtgttgCATACGATATTTCGGTCGTGACTGCACAAAGCAGCCTGCGTGTCtggctgtctttgtgtgtgtgcgtgtgtgtgcgcgtgtgtgtgggaGAAAGGGAGATACATTCCTGCTCAGTGTGTGCGTAGTAGCACATCCCCTACCTCTATTCAACGTCAGTGCAGTGAAAAGCTCATTGTGAGAAAAATACTAAAATGCAAGTCATTATTATAACATAGTGTATTAGACTCACCGGTATGGACATCTCTATGTCCTGCCCATTTTTCTAGCTTAGGCATGCAGTGAGATTTAAAATGTATACTACATCCGTGTCATGTAGCTGGGTATTGTTACATCTAAGTGGGCAAATGTACTCAAGCGAAGCTATAGGTTCTCATTCATTGCTCCCAACAGTTTTCTTCTGGGAGACAAGAAACCCCTTTGAGTCTCATCTTTGAGTCTTCGGGCTGCCTGGTTTTGCTGATCATGCATGTTGCATGGCATGCACTCCAGTTTGTAAGAGCATTGACAGTAAAACACATTCCCGTGAACCATCTTTCATTATACTATTGCCTACAGGTTCTATTTCATTCTATTCCTTCTGCAGACCTCACATGTTTTAAGCATATTCATTGGAATATCGATgacgcaacaacaacaaaaaaacataaacGGTCATGTATTTGCCACTCTATTCCCACTGTACTCTACACTGCTGACATGACCCTTACACAGTACCACCCGGTTTTCAGGGATCCTGGCCCGGTTGACCGTGACGGCTGAGCAGGAAGGAGAGAATCTCTCCGGTCTGTCCACCAACCCAGACAAAGACATCTTCGTGGTTCGGGAGAACGGGACCACCTGCCTCATGGTCGAGTTCGCTGTCCGCTTCACGGTCCCCTTCGACGTCCTCGCGATCAACGGGATAGACGTAAGTAACAACTCCGATATTTCATGGCTCTGTTTTATTTTGTTACTTCGCATGTAAGGTGTTCAAGTCAAGATTTCATATACAACTGCGTAGATAATACAGTTAGTTTAACACTACTTTTCGTGGCACTTACCCTTTGGACCGTATCCTGACTATAATAGCCTGGTATACTGATGGGAATGTGTGGGAGGACAGCCCGTCAGACTTCGGTTGTCAACTTagactgacactgacactgacacattTCTGTATGTGAGAATTTACTCTCATTTAGACACACATGGGGCACTCATGCCACGGTATTACGCGCGGTGGGCTGTGCGTAAAATGATGTGCTGATATTTTGGAAACCCATATTGGTCGACTGTAGCAACAGCGTGCCAGTGtgaaacaagtccatattatcaTCAAATAAGACTAGTCTATTGAGAAACGCATGTGATCATCACAATCAATCACACACTGGTGTTTGTTGCCCTTCTGTTCTCTGCAGCTCATCACGGAGAATGCGTATCTGGCTCTGCCTCGCGGGGCAGACATTGAAGGGAAATGCGGGAGCCAGGACGCGGATATACACATCTCGTGGAAGGATAAGGCCTACACACTCCGCATCAACTTCGTCAAGGTTTGTCCCCTACTGTGAAACAGTCAGTAGGCAACCGCGTCTAATTACAATAACCCAAAATCATTAAGAGCGTTTATCCCGCGTGGGATTCTTGTAAAAATATGTTTAGATAACAACGCCTACACATAACATCCGTAAAGTGCCTTCTGCTGgtgatgactgtgtgtgtgtgtgtgtgtgtgtgtgtgtacgtgtggcaGGAAACCCGTGACAAGGGAGATGAGGTGTGGAAGATTAGCAAATTGCAGTTTGTTTATGACACCTCGGAGAAAACGCATTTCATCAACCCATACAACCGTGAGTAGCATTTATATCCCACTCAGCATTTTCTGTGTATGTTTTGCGAAATGGTTTCGTTGAATAATTATTTAATATTTGCACCTAACGTGTGCAATAAAGAAAGGCAATTCACATAAGTCTTAAGCCTTTGGATATTTCGgagttttttaaatatatttttttcttctacaAAACATTAttcttattattataattataattatgaTGTTCCTATTTAATAGTTCTTTTTCCGTCACTTTTGATTTATTTCAGTAATTTCGATTAGACATATGATGAGCTAATGTTGAAATTCCCGTAGCCTACCCCAACAGCACAGTTTTTGGATTCAGTATTAATCCACATTTTAAAAGTCATGACGGGACAGGCAGAAGTTGAACACGGAATTATTGAAAGAAAACGGTGACTTTTTTGCTGGATAAAAAGCCCATATTTTCTGGACACGCTATTGGTGTGCATCTGCCGCAGTGTCCGTTTTACGTGTGTGTAGGAAACAAAGTGATTCCTATAGCCCTACTACGTTTTATACTTAGACGTTGTTAAAGTTCGATATTTGTTCCAAATTATTTCATAAATATTAATATGAATATTCTATTATTCCAAATTTATTTCAATATTTTGTAGTCTTTATTTTACTTACttatataaatgttttttttgtgtgattCTCTGTATGaaatgcatgcttgtgtgtgcatgtgtagatgtgcgtgtgtgtgcttccGGGATTGCCTGTTTGTGTCCGcacgtctgtctgtctagctagcTGTGTGTCTCACTTTGTCAGTCTTGTGGGAGTTTCTGTGCTCTTCTTTTTAGACCTACCTACTCATATAGTATGTTTCCTCACGTACTGAATCCTCCTatcccatctctccatctagcTGGGAAGCACACAGCCAGCTCCCACGGCCTGTCAGCGTTAGTGACCCCTGCTGGCCGCTCGTATGTCTGCGAGGCTAAGCAGACACTCACCCTCATCTCCAGTGACCACCAAAAGGGAGTGACTGTCGCCATGAGTGACATTCAGATCCAGCCCTTCGACATCAACTCAGACTTCATGTTTAGTGAAGGTACATGATCTAGCCATGACATCATACCAAGCCATGTTCAGTGAAGGTATAGCACAACAACCTACGGCAGTACTCGTCTCGTGTGAAGGTATAGCACAACAACCTACGGCAGTACTCGTCTCGTGTGAAGGTATAGCACAACAACCTACGGCAGTACTCGTCTCGCGTGAAGGTATAGCACAACAACCAACGGCAGTACTCGTCTCATGTGAAGGTATAGCACAACAACCTACGGCAGTACTCGTCTCGCGTGAAGATATAGCACAACAACCTACGGCAGTACTCGTCTCGTGTGAAGGTATAGCACAACAACCTACGGCAGTACTCGTCTCGCGTGAAGGTATAGCACAACAACCTACGGCAGTACTCGTCTCATGTGAAGGTATAGCACAACAACCAACGGCAGTACTCGTCTCATGTGAAGGTATAGCACAACAACCAACGGCAGTACTCGTCTCATGTGAAGGTATAGCACAACAACCTACGGCAGTACTCGTCTCATGTGAAGGTATAGCACAACAACC from Salvelinus fontinalis isolate EN_2023a chromosome 20, ASM2944872v1, whole genome shotgun sequence encodes:
- the LOC129817202 gene encoding lysosome-associated membrane glycoprotein 5-like → MERLRFSTLDSAGLLLRLFGILARLTVTAEQEGENLSGLSTNPDKDIFVVRENGTTCLMVEFAVRFTVPFDVLAINGIDLITENAYLALPRGADIEGKCGSQDADIHISWKDKAYTLRINFVKETRDKGDEVWKISKLQFVYDTSEKTHFINPYNPGKHTASSHGLSALVTPAGRSYVCEAKQTLTLISSDHQKGVTVAMSDIQIQPFDINSDFMFSEAYKCITDQREQLEETLPLILGFILGLIIVITLSVYHFHLKLTAVTQPQLPRDRSMYKNM